One stretch of Variovorax sp. 54 DNA includes these proteins:
- a CDS encoding chaperone modulator CbpM codes for MANYSSVTTTTAIGVSHPLAANELAHACGADTAWVVQLVEVGIVQVGTADAPPERWAFSSTDLQHALEARRLERDFGVNLDAAALILDLQHEVRRLKAVLQAHSVG; via the coding sequence ATGGCGAACTATTCTTCCGTCACCACCACCACGGCCATCGGCGTCTCGCACCCGCTGGCCGCGAACGAACTGGCGCACGCCTGCGGCGCCGACACCGCCTGGGTCGTGCAGTTGGTCGAGGTGGGCATCGTGCAGGTCGGCACCGCCGACGCACCGCCCGAGCGCTGGGCGTTTTCCAGCACCGACCTGCAACACGCGCTCGAAGCGCGCCGGCTCGAACGCGACTTCGGCGTGAACCTCGACGCTGCCGCGCTGATCCTCGATCTGCAGCACGAGGTGCGGCGGCTCAAGGCGGTGCTGCAGGCGCACAGCGTGGGCTGA
- a CDS encoding dipeptidase: MQQFRFSLSALSLALAALAVAVPAGAETLKKPALDQLAAAWKGGRTAPDFKAFLAQAAQAQPALQPSVAAYTGGKALAGDDLVNIARLLGLYNRLQNQQAVIASIGTMVALPTVRNVQVPPHESPPMVAFGQLVEKMAKDFGLGYRNVDGRIFEVSLKGRGSEEFGILTHADVVPAVLSEWVLDDGTRLDPFAMTRVGDFLYGRGTIDDKGSIAAVLYAMKAVKDSGLPVERGVRLMIETTEETGGDAMQYYRNKTPLPAYNIVLDSKYPAVVAEKGSGALKVLFPAEAADPAATAITAMSGAASANAIPQTATATLKGGDLAAVAAKLEAAKAAFVRKYEGQGGKFAIDIASGAEAVELKVTGTSAHGSRPEEGVNPVPRLALFLKESGVPLAANPYLRAVQYIDALYGTGYLGEKMGLGYADDFMGPLTMSPTLVRMGADGRLEVTANVRMPRGRTPDELKAQVAAKVNGWATASQVKLELAYDQGNWMARDPKGAWLSTLLNIFGDTTGLEAKPVPTAGSTTAKLMPNAINFGPAMPGKKYTAHNAKEYKEVPDLDADMQMFTEMLVRIGNLQQMQ; the protein is encoded by the coding sequence ATGCAGCAGTTTCGTTTTTCATTGTCGGCGCTTTCGCTGGCCCTCGCGGCGCTCGCCGTCGCTGTTCCGGCCGGTGCCGAGACCCTGAAGAAGCCCGCGCTCGACCAACTCGCCGCCGCCTGGAAGGGCGGTCGCACGGCGCCCGATTTCAAGGCCTTCCTGGCGCAGGCGGCCCAGGCCCAGCCCGCGCTGCAGCCCAGCGTGGCGGCCTACACCGGCGGCAAGGCGCTGGCGGGCGACGACCTCGTCAACATCGCGCGCCTGCTCGGCCTTTACAACCGGCTGCAGAACCAGCAGGCCGTGATCGCCAGCATCGGCACCATGGTGGCGCTGCCCACCGTGCGCAACGTGCAGGTGCCGCCGCACGAGAGCCCGCCGATGGTCGCGTTCGGCCAGCTGGTCGAGAAGATGGCGAAAGATTTCGGGCTCGGCTACCGCAACGTCGACGGCCGCATCTTCGAAGTGAGCCTCAAGGGCCGGGGCAGCGAAGAGTTCGGCATCCTCACGCACGCCGACGTGGTGCCGGCCGTGCTGTCCGAATGGGTGCTCGACGACGGCACGCGCCTCGATCCCTTTGCGATGACGCGCGTGGGCGACTTCCTCTACGGGCGCGGCACCATCGACGACAAGGGCTCCATTGCCGCCGTGCTCTACGCCATGAAGGCCGTGAAGGACAGCGGCCTGCCGGTGGAGCGTGGCGTGCGCCTGATGATCGAGACCACCGAGGAAACCGGCGGCGACGCGATGCAGTACTACCGCAACAAGACGCCGCTGCCGGCGTACAACATCGTGCTCGACAGCAAGTACCCCGCGGTCGTGGCCGAGAAGGGTTCGGGCGCGCTCAAGGTGCTCTTCCCCGCGGAAGCGGCCGACCCCGCTGCAACCGCCATCACCGCGATGAGCGGCGCGGCGTCGGCCAATGCGATTCCGCAGACCGCGACCGCCACGCTCAAGGGCGGTGACCTTGCGGCCGTGGCCGCGAAGCTCGAAGCTGCCAAGGCCGCCTTCGTGCGCAAGTACGAAGGCCAGGGCGGCAAGTTCGCGATCGATATCGCAAGCGGCGCCGAAGCCGTCGAGCTGAAGGTCACAGGCACTTCGGCCCACGGTTCGCGACCGGAAGAGGGCGTGAACCCCGTGCCGCGCCTGGCGCTGTTCCTGAAGGAATCGGGCGTGCCGCTGGCCGCCAACCCCTACCTGCGGGCCGTGCAGTACATCGATGCGCTCTACGGCACCGGCTACCTCGGCGAGAAGATGGGGCTGGGCTACGCGGACGACTTCATGGGTCCGCTCACGATGTCGCCCACGCTGGTGCGCATGGGCGCCGATGGGCGCCTCGAGGTGACGGCCAACGTGCGCATGCCGCGCGGCCGCACGCCCGACGAACTGAAGGCGCAGGTGGCGGCCAAGGTGAACGGCTGGGCCACGGCCAGCCAGGTGAAGCTCGAGCTGGCCTACGACCAAGGCAACTGGATGGCGCGCGACCCGAAGGGCGCGTGGCTCTCGACCCTGCTCAACATCTTCGGCGACACCACCGGCCTCGAGGCCAAGCCCGTGCCCACCGCCGGCAGCACCACGGCCAAGCTGATGCCCAACGCCATCAACTTCGGCCCCGCGATGCCCGGCAAGAAGTACACGGCGCACAACGCCAAGGAATACAAGGAAGTGCCCGACCTCGACGCCGACATGCAGATGTTCACCGAGATGCTGGTGCGCATCGGCAACCTGCAGCAGATGCAGTAG
- a CDS encoding DnaJ C-terminal domain-containing protein — translation MEFKDYYSALGVERTASDDEVRKAYRKLARKYHPDVSKEPDAEQRMRDINEAKDVLGDKEKRAAYDALADRVARGGRPDGNFQPPPDWDTGYEFHRGPRQGPADHADFSEFFSSMFGDAERRGAARQNYRARGEDHHAAIEITLEDALNGIERELTLRAQTLDAQGRPQWENRTLAVKIPPGVHPGQFIRLAGQGMPGHGGEPAGDLYLEVRIAPHTLYRVEERDLYMTLPITPAEAALGAQVEVPTPTGGVVEVTVPPNARGGMKLRLKGRGFAGKTPGDLYLLLEIALPPADSDEARKAYERLAQATSSFNPRQHLGV, via the coding sequence ATGGAATTCAAGGACTACTACAGCGCACTGGGCGTCGAACGCACCGCGTCCGACGACGAGGTGCGCAAGGCCTACCGCAAGCTCGCCCGCAAGTACCACCCCGACGTCAGCAAGGAGCCCGACGCCGAGCAGCGCATGCGCGACATCAACGAGGCCAAGGACGTGCTCGGCGACAAGGAGAAGCGCGCCGCCTACGACGCGCTGGCCGACCGTGTCGCACGCGGTGGCCGGCCCGACGGCAACTTTCAGCCGCCGCCCGACTGGGACACCGGCTACGAGTTTCACCGCGGCCCGCGCCAGGGCCCGGCCGACCACGCCGACTTCAGCGAGTTCTTCTCGTCGATGTTCGGCGACGCCGAGCGGCGCGGGGCCGCGCGGCAGAACTACCGCGCACGCGGCGAAGACCACCATGCGGCCATCGAGATCACGCTCGAAGACGCGCTGAACGGCATCGAGCGCGAGCTCACGCTGCGCGCCCAGACGCTCGATGCACAAGGCCGCCCACAGTGGGAGAACCGCACGCTCGCCGTGAAGATCCCGCCCGGCGTGCACCCCGGCCAGTTCATCCGCCTCGCGGGGCAAGGCATGCCCGGCCACGGCGGGGAGCCGGCCGGCGACCTGTACCTCGAGGTGCGCATCGCGCCGCACACGCTGTACCGCGTGGAAGAGCGCGACCTGTACATGACGCTGCCCATCACCCCCGCCGAAGCCGCGCTGGGCGCGCAGGTGGAGGTGCCGACGCCCACCGGCGGCGTGGTCGAGGTCACCGTGCCGCCCAACGCGCGCGGCGGCATGAAGCTGCGGCTCAAGGGCCGCGGCTTCGCGGGCAAGACGCCCGGCGACCTGTACCTGCTGCTCGAGATCGCATTGCCGCCCGCCGACAGCGACGAGGCACGCAAGGCCTACGAACGGCTCGCGCAGGCAACCTCCTCGTTCAACCCCCGCCAGCACCTGGGAGTCTGA
- a CDS encoding M48 family metalloprotease has translation MNTPRFSFFPACASIAATFVLTACATSIRPSSDDPDVVQEQALQQSMSLNQRMALQRRLDDVAIPLMEHSAPFCDGDVRASLGAHIASVWSFEKEERITVKQTLHLDDRLAVLWTLDRKQAPATPLRAGDVLLSVGGKPLPAGEKGIDRLNDVLLDAARAKPMKREGWLDAVVQREGQSTALRLPYAAACNYTAITRMKNEVHAENDGHEIFVNSALMTFFPDNRDLAIVLGHELANGVLSHGGKSRAVGIAAGIVDGALGGTGMAEEALSSPFSQQFDAEADYLGLYMVAAAGYDIEGAERIWREFGVHTAGTKKKSFVSAAPTSARRFVAMRRTIAEIQAKKKNGAPLVPLAKSKS, from the coding sequence ATGAACACACCTCGCTTTTCCTTCTTCCCGGCCTGCGCGTCGATCGCAGCCACCTTTGTCCTCACGGCTTGCGCCACGTCGATCCGGCCGTCCAGCGACGACCCCGACGTCGTCCAGGAACAGGCCCTGCAGCAGTCGATGTCGCTGAATCAGCGCATGGCCCTGCAGCGCCGGCTCGACGACGTGGCGATCCCGCTCATGGAGCACAGCGCGCCGTTCTGCGACGGCGATGTGCGGGCCAGCCTGGGTGCGCACATTGCCAGCGTGTGGAGCTTCGAGAAGGAGGAGCGCATCACAGTGAAGCAGACCCTGCACCTGGACGACCGGTTGGCCGTGCTGTGGACGCTCGACAGGAAGCAGGCGCCGGCCACACCGCTGCGCGCCGGGGACGTCCTGCTCTCTGTCGGCGGCAAGCCGCTGCCCGCCGGCGAGAAGGGGATCGATCGGCTCAACGATGTGCTGCTCGATGCCGCGCGCGCCAAGCCCATGAAGCGCGAGGGCTGGCTCGATGCCGTGGTGCAGCGCGAGGGCCAGTCGACGGCGCTGCGCCTGCCCTATGCCGCGGCGTGCAACTACACGGCCATCACCCGGATGAAGAACGAGGTCCATGCGGAGAACGACGGCCACGAGATTTTCGTCAACTCGGCGCTGATGACTTTCTTTCCCGACAACCGCGACCTCGCGATCGTGCTGGGGCACGAGCTGGCCAATGGCGTGCTGTCCCATGGCGGGAAGAGCCGCGCGGTGGGCATCGCGGCCGGTATCGTGGACGGCGCGCTGGGTGGCACCGGGATGGCGGAAGAGGCGCTGTCGTCGCCGTTCTCGCAGCAGTTCGACGCCGAGGCCGACTACCTCGGCCTCTACATGGTGGCCGCCGCGGGCTACGACATCGAGGGCGCCGAACGGATCTGGCGCGAGTTCGGGGTGCACACGGCCGGCACGAAGAAGAAGAGCTTCGTGAGCGCCGCGCCGACCTCCGCCAGGCGCTTTGTCGCGATGCGGCGCACCATCGCGGAGATCCAGGCCAAGAAGAAGAACGGGGCACCGTTGGTGCCCCTTGCGAAATCGAAGTCCTGA
- a CDS encoding glutamine amidotransferase, whose translation MHSTPPYPLVIVKVGDTHDALREGRGDFEHWIADGLGTQTLPLVVVDPRRGDTLPAPGQVAGVVVTGSHAMVSHREPWSETTAVWLAELVARDTPVLGICYGHQLLAHALGGEAGHHPQGPEVGTVTVTLDAAAAGDALLGDLPAQFPAQAIHWQSALRLPEGAVRLAHSAHEPVHAFRVGAQAWGLQFHPEFDAETMGGYIDLLARDLASDGLDAAALRDGVRPTGAAAGLLGRFARIVEAKAQAQQGA comes from the coding sequence ATGCACAGCACGCCCCCGTATCCCCTGGTCATCGTCAAGGTCGGTGACACCCATGACGCGCTGCGCGAAGGCCGCGGCGACTTCGAGCACTGGATCGCCGACGGCCTCGGCACGCAGACCCTGCCCCTCGTCGTGGTCGACCCGCGCCGCGGCGACACGCTGCCCGCGCCCGGCCAGGTGGCCGGCGTGGTCGTCACCGGCTCGCACGCAATGGTGTCGCACCGCGAACCCTGGAGCGAAACCACCGCCGTCTGGCTGGCCGAGCTGGTCGCGCGCGACACGCCCGTGCTCGGCATCTGCTACGGCCACCAGCTGCTGGCGCACGCGCTCGGCGGCGAGGCCGGCCACCACCCGCAAGGCCCGGAGGTCGGTACCGTCACTGTCACGCTCGACGCAGCTGCCGCCGGCGACGCCCTGCTGGGCGATCTGCCTGCGCAGTTCCCGGCGCAGGCGATCCACTGGCAGAGCGCGCTGCGCCTGCCCGAGGGCGCCGTGCGACTGGCCCACAGCGCGCATGAGCCCGTTCATGCCTTCCGCGTGGGCGCGCAGGCCTGGGGCCTGCAGTTCCACCCCGAGTTCGACGCCGAGACCATGGGCGGCTACATCGACCTGCTGGCCCGCGACCTCGCCTCGGACGGCCTCGATGCCGCGGCGCTGCGCGACGGCGTGCGCCCCACGGGCGCGGCGGCAGGCCTGCTCGGGCGCTTCGCACGGATCGTCGAGGCGAAAGCCCAGGCACAACAAGGCGCCTGA
- a CDS encoding glutathione S-transferase family protein: MTMKLYFDPHSRAQVAKWMLDEAGVDYEIVPTLIKEGAHKRPEFLKINPAGKLPALVDGRTRIFENAAICMYIAEKYPGKRLAPAVGTPERGRYLSLMVYSTAQLEPSMGDSLLKIKSNNSARGWTNFEHAKDAVERELGDGPYLFGAQFTAADVMIGSMLIWHRAFGGRSNRPKLDAYIHRLQARPKGMKFG, encoded by the coding sequence ATGACGATGAAGCTGTATTTCGACCCGCACAGCCGTGCGCAGGTCGCCAAGTGGATGCTCGACGAGGCCGGGGTCGACTATGAGATCGTGCCCACGCTCATCAAGGAGGGCGCCCACAAGCGCCCCGAGTTCCTGAAGATCAACCCCGCCGGCAAGCTGCCCGCGCTGGTCGACGGCCGCACGCGCATTTTCGAGAACGCGGCCATCTGCATGTACATCGCAGAGAAGTACCCCGGCAAGCGCCTGGCACCGGCCGTGGGCACGCCCGAGCGCGGGCGCTACCTGTCGCTCATGGTCTATTCGACCGCGCAGCTCGAGCCGTCGATGGGCGACAGCCTGCTGAAGATCAAGAGCAACAACAGCGCACGCGGCTGGACGAATTTCGAACACGCCAAGGACGCCGTCGAGCGCGAACTCGGCGACGGCCCCTACCTGTTCGGCGCGCAGTTCACGGCGGCCGACGTGATGATCGGCTCGATGCTCATCTGGCACCGCGCCTTCGGCGGCCGCAGCAACCGCCCGAAGCTCGACGCCTACATCCACCGGCTGCAGGCGCGGCCCAAAGGCATGAAGTTCGGCTGA
- a CDS encoding DNA-3-methyladenine glycosylase I, whose product MPHDDSHSSTQRCAWARTDPLLASYHDAEWGVPERDSRALWEKLMLDGFQAGLSWLTILRKRDAFRAAFEGFVPETVARFTPTDVERLMQDAGIVRSRAKIEAAIGNAKAYLAMQAAGEDFSDFVWGLAGGQPVVNTTGTVPTQTPLSEAMSKALKQRGFKFVGPVIVYAWMQATGIVDDHAPDCHCHRSNHRA is encoded by the coding sequence ATGCCCCACGACGACAGCCATTCTTCGACCCAGCGATGCGCCTGGGCCCGCACCGATCCGCTGCTGGCCAGCTACCACGACGCCGAATGGGGCGTGCCCGAACGCGACAGCCGCGCGCTGTGGGAGAAGCTGATGCTCGACGGCTTCCAGGCCGGCCTGTCGTGGCTCACCATCCTGCGCAAGCGCGACGCCTTCCGCGCGGCCTTCGAGGGTTTCGTGCCCGAAACGGTGGCGCGCTTCACGCCGACCGACGTCGAGCGCCTCATGCAGGACGCGGGCATCGTGCGCTCGCGCGCCAAGATCGAAGCCGCCATCGGCAATGCCAAGGCCTACCTCGCGATGCAGGCGGCGGGCGAAGATTTTTCCGATTTCGTCTGGGGCCTGGCGGGCGGCCAGCCGGTCGTCAACACCACGGGCACCGTGCCCACGCAGACGCCGCTGTCCGAAGCGATGTCGAAGGCGCTGAAGCAGCGCGGCTTCAAGTTCGTCGGCCCGGTGATCGTCTATGCCTGGATGCAGGCCACGGGCATCGTCGACGACCATGCGCCCGACTGCCACTGCCACCGCAGCAACCACCGCGCCTGA
- a CDS encoding penicillin acylase family protein, with the protein MTSNTPRSRFSLTALSLGLVALLTACASAPPPGSRSVTVERTTFGIAHITAPDYEGLAYGTAYAHAQDNVCQTAEHLLTLRGDRAQFLGAQNTGDFGLGRMPNTQIDLFVRYHMDDAALARAAATTSADVQASLRGYVAGYNRYLQDVGPNGLPEACRGKPWVRPMTAADLARATEQSMIQGGLGALAGAVLAAVPPAPGSKTGAAPVALNDAVAEIGRHSFNANPEGGELGSNGWAFGRNATPDGKGLLLGNPHFPWNGTNRFWQMHLTIPGQLDVMGATGGLSPVVSIGFNKDVAWTHTVSTGKRFTLYELKLDPNDPTVYWVDGQPRKMVARTVVLPAAATAGGAPVQHTFYATDWGPVVSLPRAGLGWTAQKAYAIRDANTLNVRSAESWMKMGLARNVGELRAAMGNQGIPWINTLAADRDGNAMYADLSVVPDVSAEMLKACAPSPAAAALLNAAGLPVLDGSRSACAWHRDPGAAAPGIIAPARMPVVVTPDYVQNSNDSFWLSNPETAPMAGVSPLVGPVGVPQRLRTRSAIMEIRGRLAGSDGMPGNRMGAAELRSVIFRDRNLAGMLVMDDLQAACTAAGATLNADQALGCRVLSAWDRTSNADAKGAVLFREFWRKAKDLPKVWRVPFDPAQPVSTPTGLDMATAATRDAVFKALGDAVGIVRTAGFAADVALGVPQSRTVRGQKIALHGGDEFEGVLNKLESQGQPQIDPKGYAVNYGSSYMQVVTFDARGPVAQGLLTYGQSSDLASPRAYDQLPLFAAKQWHPLPFHPADVQAQREGQPLQLAY; encoded by the coding sequence ATGACATCGAACACCCCGCGCTCCCGGTTCTCGTTGACGGCCCTCTCGCTGGGGCTGGTCGCCCTGCTCACGGCCTGCGCCAGCGCGCCGCCGCCCGGCAGCCGCAGCGTGACGGTCGAACGCACCACCTTCGGCATCGCGCACATCACGGCGCCCGACTACGAAGGCCTGGCCTACGGCACCGCCTACGCACATGCGCAGGACAACGTCTGCCAGACCGCCGAGCACCTGCTGACCCTGCGCGGCGACCGCGCACAGTTCCTCGGCGCGCAGAACACCGGCGACTTCGGCCTGGGCCGCATGCCCAACACGCAGATCGACCTGTTCGTGCGCTATCACATGGACGATGCGGCGCTCGCCCGCGCGGCGGCCACCACCAGCGCCGACGTGCAGGCCTCGCTGCGCGGCTACGTGGCGGGCTACAACCGCTATCTGCAGGATGTGGGCCCCAACGGCCTGCCCGAGGCCTGCCGCGGCAAGCCCTGGGTGCGCCCGATGACGGCCGCCGACCTGGCGCGCGCCACCGAGCAATCGATGATCCAGGGCGGCCTGGGCGCACTGGCCGGCGCCGTGCTGGCCGCCGTTCCGCCGGCCCCGGGCAGCAAGACCGGGGCGGCGCCGGTCGCGCTGAATGACGCCGTGGCCGAGATCGGCCGCCACAGCTTCAACGCCAACCCCGAAGGCGGCGAGCTGGGCTCCAACGGCTGGGCCTTCGGGCGCAACGCCACGCCCGACGGCAAGGGCCTGCTGCTGGGCAACCCGCATTTCCCCTGGAACGGCACCAACCGCTTCTGGCAGATGCACCTGACCATTCCCGGCCAGCTCGACGTGATGGGCGCCACCGGCGGCCTGAGCCCGGTGGTGTCGATCGGCTTCAACAAGGACGTGGCCTGGACCCACACCGTGTCGACCGGCAAGCGCTTCACGCTGTACGAACTCAAGCTCGACCCCAACGACCCGACCGTGTACTGGGTCGACGGCCAGCCCCGCAAGATGGTCGCGCGCACCGTGGTGCTGCCGGCCGCCGCCACGGCAGGCGGCGCACCGGTGCAGCACACCTTCTATGCCACCGACTGGGGCCCCGTGGTCTCGCTGCCGCGCGCCGGCCTGGGCTGGACCGCCCAGAAGGCCTATGCGATCCGCGACGCCAACACGCTCAACGTGCGCTCGGCCGAGAGCTGGATGAAGATGGGCCTGGCCCGCAACGTCGGCGAGCTGCGCGCCGCCATGGGCAACCAGGGCATCCCGTGGATCAACACCCTTGCGGCCGACCGCGACGGCAACGCGATGTACGCCGACCTGTCGGTGGTGCCCGACGTGTCGGCCGAGATGCTCAAGGCCTGCGCGCCCTCGCCGGCCGCCGCCGCGCTGCTCAACGCGGCCGGCCTGCCGGTGCTCGACGGCTCGCGCAGCGCCTGCGCCTGGCACCGCGACCCCGGCGCCGCCGCGCCCGGCATCATCGCTCCGGCCCGCATGCCGGTCGTGGTCACGCCCGACTACGTGCAGAACAGCAACGACAGCTTCTGGCTCAGCAACCCCGAGACGGCGCCGATGGCGGGCGTCTCGCCGCTGGTCGGCCCTGTCGGCGTGCCGCAGCGGCTGCGCACGCGCAGCGCGATCATGGAAATCCGCGGCCGTCTCGCGGGCAGCGACGGCATGCCCGGCAACCGCATGGGCGCGGCCGAGCTGCGCAGCGTGATCTTCCGCGACAGGAACCTCGCCGGCATGCTGGTGATGGACGACCTGCAAGCCGCCTGCACGGCCGCCGGCGCCACGCTGAATGCCGATCAGGCCCTCGGCTGCCGCGTGCTCTCCGCCTGGGACCGCACCAGCAACGCCGACGCCAAGGGCGCGGTGCTGTTCCGCGAGTTCTGGCGCAAGGCCAAGGACCTGCCCAAGGTGTGGCGCGTGCCCTTCGACCCGGCACAGCCGGTGAGCACGCCGACCGGCCTGGACATGGCCACGGCCGCCACGCGCGACGCGGTGTTCAAGGCGCTGGGCGACGCGGTCGGCATCGTCCGCACCGCGGGCTTCGCGGCCGACGTCGCGCTGGGCGTGCCGCAGTCGCGCACCGTGCGCGGCCAGAAGATCGCGCTGCACGGCGGCGACGAATTCGAAGGCGTGCTCAACAAACTCGAATCGCAGGGCCAGCCGCAGATCGATCCGAAGGGCTACGCCGTCAACTACGGCAGCAGCTACATGCAGGTCGTGACCTTCGACGCGCGCGGTCCGGTGGCGCAGGGCCTGCTCACCTACGGCCAGAGCAGCGACCTCGCCTCGCCGCGCGCCTACGACCAACTGCCGCTGTTCGCGGCCAAGCAATGGCACCCGCTGCCGTTCCACCCGGCCGACGTGCAGGCGCAGCGCGAAGGCCAACCGCTGCAGCTGGCGTACTGA
- a CDS encoding CDP-alcohol phosphatidyltransferase family protein — protein MTTPSSPPARKHFSMIRGFHLADVFTLGNAACGVGAVFFAMAFMRSQSLAHFYWAAALAPAAFIFDVLDGRIARWRQTQSALGRELDSLADVISFGVLPAALAFAAGMDGGWDCAVLIYFVGCGVSRLARYNVTAEALSAGADKVKYFEGTPIPTSVVLVGVLAYAASKGTLGANLWGGAWVLGPWQLHPLVLLFALSGTLMISKTLRIPKF, from the coding sequence ATGACCACGCCTTCGTCCCCGCCGGCCCGCAAGCATTTTTCGATGATCCGCGGCTTTCATTTGGCCGATGTGTTCACGCTCGGCAACGCGGCCTGCGGCGTCGGGGCGGTGTTCTTCGCGATGGCCTTCATGCGCAGCCAGTCGCTCGCCCACTTCTACTGGGCCGCGGCGCTCGCCCCGGCCGCCTTCATCTTCGACGTGCTCGACGGCCGCATCGCGCGCTGGCGCCAGACCCAGTCGGCGCTCGGGCGCGAGCTTGATTCGCTGGCCGACGTGATTTCGTTCGGCGTGCTCCCCGCCGCACTCGCTTTCGCGGCCGGCATGGACGGCGGCTGGGACTGCGCGGTGCTCATCTACTTCGTCGGCTGCGGCGTGAGCCGGCTCGCACGCTACAACGTGACGGCCGAGGCGCTCTCGGCCGGCGCCGACAAGGTCAAGTATTTCGAAGGCACGCCGATCCCGACCAGCGTGGTGCTCGTGGGTGTGCTGGCCTACGCGGCCTCGAAGGGTACCCTTGGCGCCAACCTGTGGGGCGGCGCGTGGGTGCTCGGCCCGTGGCAGCTGCACCCGCTGGTGCTGCTGTTCGCGCTCTCGGGCACGCTGATGATCAGCAAGACCCTGCGCATTCCCAAGTTCTGA
- a CDS encoding histidine phosphatase family protein, protein MPPTTVPFPAHAAPGIDLLNRLAAEQLLAPACDHFYFLRHGQTGRNALRVFQAPDEPLSALGEQQAVQAAELLAGEPIGAIVCSDARRAFDTAHTVARALSLVPTAHENLRERNFGALIGTSSANIDWACEPEGGETLAQFVDRKREALAAALAAQPAPVLVVAHGGTLYALAALLGVAVDASIFGNAQPLRFSRAGPTWAVTPLQQRPADGGGAALA, encoded by the coding sequence ATGCCCCCGACCACCGTCCCCTTCCCCGCCCACGCCGCCCCAGGCATCGACCTGCTGAACCGCCTGGCCGCCGAGCAGCTGCTCGCCCCGGCCTGCGATCACTTCTACTTCCTGCGCCACGGCCAGACCGGGCGCAACGCGCTGCGCGTCTTCCAGGCGCCCGACGAGCCCCTGAGCGCACTCGGCGAGCAGCAAGCCGTGCAGGCGGCCGAGCTGCTGGCCGGTGAGCCGATCGGCGCCATCGTCTGCAGCGACGCGCGCCGCGCCTTCGACACCGCCCACACCGTGGCACGCGCGCTGAGCCTCGTGCCCACCGCGCACGAGAACCTGCGCGAGCGCAACTTCGGCGCGCTCATCGGCACCTCGTCGGCGAACATCGACTGGGCCTGCGAGCCCGAAGGCGGCGAGACGCTGGCGCAGTTCGTCGACCGCAAGCGCGAGGCGCTGGCCGCCGCGCTCGCCGCGCAGCCCGCGCCGGTGCTCGTGGTGGCGCACGGCGGCACGCTCTATGCGCTGGCCGCGCTGCTCGGTGTGGCGGTCGATGCGAGCATCTTCGGCAACGCCCAGCCGTTGCGTTTTTCACGTGCCGGCCCCACATGGGCCGTGACGCCGCTGCAACAGCGGCCAGCCGACGGCGGCGGGGCAGCCCTGGCCTGA